The Astyanax mexicanus isolate ESR-SI-001 chromosome 20, AstMex3_surface, whole genome shotgun sequence genome contains a region encoding:
- the sptlc1 gene encoding serine palmitoyltransferase 1: protein MTSAGPCDPELKMAAGQQWVLVEMVQAFYEAPAYHLILEGILILWIIRLLFSKTYKLQERSDLTEKEKEELIEEWQPEPLVPPVSKDHPSQNYDVVTGPPSHKIIVNGKECINFGSFNFLGLLDNERVKQKALASLRKYGVGTCGPRGFYGTFDVHLELEERLAKFMRTEEAIIYSYGFATIASAIPAYSKRGDIVFVDEASCFSIQKGLQASRSFIKYFKHNDMEDLERLLKEQELEDQKNPRKARVTRRFIVVEGLYMNTADICPLPELVKLKYKYKVRIFLEESMSFGVLGEHGRGVTEHFGVNIDDIDLISANMENAVASIGGFCCGRSFVIDHQRLSGQGYCFSASLPPMLASAAIEALNIMEEDPEIFTVLREKCKHVHKTLQGIPGLKVVGEAFAPALHLQLENSTGSRESDVRTLRSIIDYCLDRQIALTQARYLDKEERFLPPPSIRVVATVEQTEEEIEKAASCIREAALTILK, encoded by the exons gCACCAGCCTATCATCTAATCTTAGAAGGAATCCTCATATTGTGGATTATAAGACTGCTTTTCTCCAAGACGTACAAGCTGCAGGAGAGGTCGGATCTCACTGAGAAG GAAAAAGAGGAGTTAATAGAAGAATGGCAGCCAGAGCCTTTGGTTCCGCCTGTGTCTAAAGACCACCCATCCCAAAACTATGATGTCGTCACTGG CCCTCCAAGCCACAAAATCATTGTAAATGGGAAAGAGTGCATTAACTTTGGCTCATTTAACTTCTTGGGCCTGCTCGACAATGAGCGCGTTAAG CAAAAGGCCCTGGCATCTCTTAGAAAGTATGGTGTGGGTACCTGTGGTCCAAGAGGCTTCTATGGAACTTTTG atgTTCACCTGGAGTTAGAGGAGCGCTTGGCTAAGTTCATGAGAACAGAAGAGGCTATTATCTACTCGTATGGTTTTGCCACCATAGCCAGTGCTATCCCTGCATATTCAAAGAGAGGCGacattgtgtttgt GGATGAGGCGTCTTGTTTCTCCATCCAGAAGGGCCTGCAGGCTTCCCGCAGCTTCATCAAGTACTTCAAACACAACGACATGGAGGACCTGGAGAGACTGCTGAaggagcaggagcttgaggaccaaaag AATCCACGCAAGGCAAGAGTCACAAGAAGATTTATCGTTGTTGAGGGCTTATACATGAATACTGCAGATATCTGCCCTCTTCCAGAGCTG GTGAAACTAAAGTACAAGTACAAAGTTCGCATCTTTTTGGAGGAGAGCATGTCTTTCGGTGTACTGGGAGAGCATGGGCGAGGAGTTACAGAGCATTTTGGAGTCAAT ATTGATGACATTGACCTTATCAGTGCAAACATGGAGAACGCAGTGGCCTCCATAGGCGGGTTCTGCTGTGGACGATCATTTGTCATCGATCATCAG CGTCTGTCTGGGCAAGGCTACTGTTTCTCAGCTTCTCTTCCACCTATGCTGGCTTCTGCTGCTATTGAGGCCCTGAACATCATGGAGGAGGACCCAG AGATCTTTACTGTCCTGAGAGAAAAGTGCAAACACGTCCACAAAACACTGCAAGG CATTCCAGGGTTGAAGGTAGTCGGGGAGGCGTTTGCTCCAGCACTCCATCTTCAGCTGGAGAACAGCACAGGATCCAGAGAGAGTGACGTCAGGACGCTACGAAGCATCATTGACTAC TGTTTGGACAGGCAGATAGCTCTGACTCAGGCTCGTTACCTAGACAAAGAGGAACGCTTTCTTCCACCACCCAG CATCAGAGTAGTAGCCACAGTGGAGCAGACTGAAGAGGAAATTGAGAAAGCAGCTTCCTGTATCCGAGAGGCTGCTCTCACTATACTGAAGTGA